In Helianthus annuus cultivar XRQ/B chromosome 8, HanXRQr2.0-SUNRISE, whole genome shotgun sequence, a single genomic region encodes these proteins:
- the LOC110870153 gene encoding resuscitation-promoting factor RpfA-like, with protein MLAPEPIPAHNPLPEHDPVPIGLPVVAPLVPDPIPAAADHAPFADQIDPRYAFTRNGWIEDDDDLPPFVEPIIPPPTPTQAPVDVVPFHPHDIPTPCPREGPSSQQPGHVPPVPAAFPFVPQFTHTAPFTSAPSGEPLIWFPPNTMPVSDPYHPSHYTGYTRDDLLLSLQLQKEMLCRRVMDLERIQRPPPCACQSPFATPPTPLLPYPDFDVRFLTMEQQISYLLRIIHALEEELAHVRSLLFVPPPPPPPQSA; from the exons ATGCTTGCACCCGAGCCTATACCTGCTCACAATCCTCtgcctgagcatgaccctgtACCTATTGGGTTACCTGTTGTTGCACCCCTTGTACCCGATCCGATCCCTGCAGCCGCTGACCATGCTCCTTTTGCTGATCAGATAGATCCCCGTTACGCATTCACCCGCAATGGGTGGATAGAGGACGATGATGACTTGCCTCCTTTTGTTGAGCCTATTATTCCCCCACCTACACCTACACAAGCACCTGTTGACGTTGTCCCGTTTCACCCACAT GATATCCCTACACCCTGTCCACGGGAAGGACCGTCTAGCCAGCAGCCTGGCCATGTTCCACCTGTGCCAGCAGCTTTTCCCTTCGTGCCACAGTTTACACATACTGCTCCTTTCACTTCTGCACCGTCAGGCGAGCCACTCATATGGTTTCCGCCCAACACTATGCCAGTTTCCGATCCATACCATCCTTCACATTACACTGGTTACACGAGGGATGATTTACTCCTGTCTTTGCAGCTTCAGAAGGAGATGTTGTGTCGTAGAGTCATGGATCTTGAGAGGATTCAACGTCCTCCGCCTTGTGCATGTCAGTCACCTTTCGCGACTCCACCCACTCCTCTTCTTCCCTACCCAGATTTTGACGTTCGATTCCTTACCATGGAGCAGCAGATTAGTTATCTGTTGCGTATCATTCATGCTCTTGAGGAGGAGTTAGCGCACGTGCGCAGTTTGCTTTtcgttcctccacctcctcctcctccccaATCAGCATAg